The genomic segment GGGCGCGATGCCGAGGCGGGCAAGCAGCAGCGGATCGGCCACGAGCCCCCAACGGCCGTCGCGCCGGGCGAGCGCATCGTGGAGCGTTCCCCCGCCCGCAAGCTCCATCGCGCCGAACAGAGGATAGTCGCCGTCGACCGCCTTGACCTCGACCAGCGCGCGGGCCCCGTTGTCGGCCGCGTCGGGACGGGCCATGGCGCGCAGCGTCGCGATCTCGCTGAGATCCCCGGCCTTCTCGAAATAGGCGATCTGCCGGTCGTCGGCGCGGCGGTGGATCAGCGAGAACTCGATATCCCCGCCGAGGATGACGCGCCCTTCCTCGGCGAGCCCCGCATCGAGCGCGCTGGAGACCGAGCGCACGCCGGCCAGCGCGGCGACGCCGAGAATCAGGCAGGCCAGGAAGATGCGGAACCCCTGGAGGCCGGAGCGCAGCTCCCGCCAGGCGATGCGTCCGCTGGTGGCAAGCTCCCCGGCCCGGCCCTGCCTGCCTGCACCGCTTTCGCCGGCGCGCCGGCCGGCGGTGTCGACCGCGGCGCTCATGGGGCCGCCATCTCGTCTTCGCCCACCCGGATCAGCCCGTCCTCGATGCGCACGACGCGCGAGCACTGGGCGGCGAGCGCCGGATCGTGGGTCACGAGCACGAGCGTCACCCCGTCCTCGCTCTGGAGAGAGAAGAGCAGGTCGATGATGGTCGCGCCCGTCTCCTGGTCGAGATTGCCGGTCGGCTCGTCGGCGAGCAGGATACGCGCGCCCGCCGCCAGCGCCCGCGCGATCGCCACGCGCTGCTGCTCGCCGCCGGAGAGCTGGCCCGGATAGTGATGGAGGCGATGGCCGAGCCCGACGCGCTCGAGCTGGGTGCGGGCATGGTCGAACGCGCGGCGGTCGCCCTTGAACTCGAGCGGAACGGCGACGTTCTCGAGAGCCGTCATGGTCGCGATGAGGTGGAAGGCCTGGAAGACAATCCCCACATTGTCACGGCGGAAGACGGCGAGCGCGTCCTCGTCGAGCCGGGTCAGGTCCTCGCCGGCGACGGCGATGGAGCCCTCGCTCACGGCCTCCAGCCCCGCAATGACCATGAGCAGCGTGGTCTTGCCGGAGCCCGACGGGCCGATGAGGCCGACCGCCTCGCCGCGCTCGGCGGCGAAGTCTATGCCGCGCAGGATTTCCACCGGCCCCGCCCGGCTCGGCAGGGTGAGTTTGACGTCCTTGAGAGAGATAATCTGATGATCGGACAAGTATCGACCCCGTCTCATGGCTTCCGCATCGAGCCTGCCCCACCGATCAGGCACCTTTCCGGATATGGAACGATGGCGGCGCAAATCAAGCTGTGGCCGGCGCTCGCGGTCATGATCTGCATGCTGATGCTCGCGGCCGGCCCGGCGGCTGCGGACGGCGTGAAGATCGTCGCGCTGGGCGACAGCCTGTCGGCCGGCTACGAGCTGCCGGCCGGCCAGTCCTTCCCCGAGCGCCTGGAGACGGCCCTCAGGGCGCGCGGTGTCGACGCGACCGTCGTCAATGCCGGCGTCTCCGGCGACACGAGCTCCGGCGCCCTGTCGCGCCTCGACTGGGCCGTGCCGGAGGATGCCGATGCCGTCATCGTCGAGCTCGGCGCCAACGACGCGCTGCGCGGCGTCGATCCCGGCCGCACCTACGAGGCGTTGTCGGATATCCTCTCCAGGCTCGCAGAGCGCGATACCCCGGTGCTGCTCGCCGGCATGCTCGCCCCGCCCAATATGGGCTCCGACTATGCCGGCCGGTTCGACGCCATCTATCCGCGCCTGGCCGAGGAGTACGACGTCGTCTTCTACCCGTTCTTCCTCGACGGCGTGGCCGCCGAGCCCGAGCTCAACCTCCCCGACGGCATGCACCCCAACGAGGACGGGATCGCGGTGATCGTGGAGCGCATCATGCCCTATGTGGAGCGCCTGATCGCCCGCACCGGGACCGCAAGCGCCGGGTAGTCCTGCCGCGGCCCGCCCTCTCGTGCCCGGCCCGCGCCCCCTTCACGTCGGCGCTCCGAAACACGACGTTATGCAGGTAGGGGAAAGCCCCGGGGCCCGAATCGGTATAGGCTCGAAAGGGTTAGAGGGGGTCGAGCGGTTCACGCTCATCACCACCAAGGAGGCCGTCATGCCGCGTCTGTTCACTGGCATCGAGATCCCGGCCGATATCGCCTTCGAACTGGAACTTATGCGCGGCGGGGTCTGGGGCGCCCGCTGGATCGACCGTGAGTCCTACCACATCACGCTGCGCTTCATCGGCGATGTGAGCGAGGGGACCGCACGGGAAGTCGCCGAAACCCTCGACATGATCGACATGCCGGCCTTCACGCTCAAGCTGAAGGGTGTCGACACATTCGGCGGCGCGAAACCGCGCACGATCTTCGCCGGCGTGGCCGAGCACCCCGAGCTCAGGCGGCTCCAGTCCTCCCAGGAACGGCTCTTCCAGATGATCGGGCTGAAGCCCGAGACGCGCAAGTTCACGCCCCATGTCACGCTGGCGCGGCTGCGCGACCCGGTGGTCGCGAGCGTGGAGAGCTATGTGATGTCGCACAGCCTGTTCGAGAGCCGGCCGTTCGACGTCTCGCGCTTCGTGCTGTTCTCCTCGCGCCCCTCGCGCGGGGGCGGCCCCTATGCGGTGGAGGAGATCTATCCGCTGGAGAGCGATTATCGGCTGAACGAGGCGATGTAGTCGGCAAGCCCGCGCGAGCCTGCCTCGATCAGGTCGAGCGCGTGATCGAAGCCGTCCGGCCCGCCATAATAGGGATCGGGCACGTTGCGCGCCGCAGCGCCGTCGGCGAAATCGAGGAACAGCCTGAGCTTGTTGCGCGCCTCCGCGCCGGCGAGCCGTTCCAGCGTCTCCAGATTGCTCTCGTCCATGGCGAGCAGAAGGTCGAATCGGGTGAAGTCGCCGGACGCGACCTGCCGCGCGCGCTGGCCGGAAATATCGATGGCGCGCGCCGCCGCCGCGGCAACCGCGCGCCCGTCGGGCGCCGATCCCACATGCCAGGAGCCCGTGCCGGCCGAATCGATCTCCAGATGGTCCATGCCGCGCCGCAGCGCCTCGGCGCGGAACACGCCCTCCGCCATCGGCGAGCGGCAGATATTTCCAAGGCAGACGAACAGGATACGCCGCATTGTCCTTCCCATCTCCATTCCCGCCCCGCGCACGCGCCCCCTTGCATCGCACGCCCTTGCCACACACTGTTGAGGGCCCGAGGTTCCAGGGAGGAGACCAATGGCCGATACGCTCAAGGGCGATGCGCTGACGGACGCGCTTGCCGGACTCGATGGCTGGCGCGACGCGGAAGGCCGCGATGCGATCGCCAAGACCTTCACCTTCAAGACCTTCAACGAGGCCTTCGGCTGGATGACCCGCGCCGCGCTCGTTGCGGAAAAGATGGACCACCATCCCGAATGGTTCAACGTCTACAACCGCGTGGAAGTCACATTGTCGAGCCACGATGCGGGCGGCGTGACCGAGCGCGATATCGCGCTTGCCAGGACAATGGACCGCCTCGCAGGCTGACGAGCGGAGCCCGCCGGAGACGATGGCCTTGCCGCCGAAGAGCACCGTGACCGTGAAGGGGCTGCGCATGGCCTATGCCGAATGCGGCCAGGGCACGCCCATCGTGTTCCTGCACGGCAACCCGACATCGTCCTATCTCTGGCGCGACGTCATTCCCCATGTGAGCGATCTCGGACGCTGCCTCGCGCCGGACCTGATCGGCATGGGCGCCTCCGACAAGCTGCCGGAATCGGGCCCCGGCCGCTACCGCTTCGTGGAGCATCGCGCCTTTCTCGACCGGCTTCTCGCCAGGCTCCTGCCCGAGGACGCCCCCGTCGTCCTCGTCGGTCACGACTGGGGGTCCGCCCTCGGCTTCGACTGGGCGCGGCGGCATCCCGGCCGCGTCGCCGGCATCGCCTATATGGAGGCCATCGTGCGGCCCATGGCCTGGGCGGAGTTCAACGCCGAGGCGCGCCCGATCTTCGAGGCCATGCGCTCGCCCGCCGGCGGCGAGATGGTGCTCGACCGGAACCTCTTCGTGGAACGCATCCTGCCGGGCTCCATCCTGCGCACGCCCACGGAGGAGGAGATGGCGGAATACCGCCGCCCGTTCCTCAACCCCGGCGAGCCGCGCAGGCCGACGCTCACCTGGCCGCGCGAGCTGCCGATCGACGGCGAACCGGCCGATGTGGTGGAGATCGTGCAGGCCTATGCGGACTGGCTGGCGCGGTGCGACACGCCCAAGCTGTTCGTGAATGCCGATCCCGGCGCCCTCCTGACCGGCCCGTTGCGCGACTTCTGCCGCCGCTGGCCCCGCCAGAGCGAGGTCACGGTGAAGGGCAGCCACTTCATACAGGAAGACAGCGCCGGCGAGATCGGCCAGGCATTGCGGCGCTGGCTTCTCGACAAATCGCTCGTATGATCGGCGTCCCACACTCACCTGTTCGCGGAGTTTCCATGGTCGTCCTGAACAAGATCTACACCCGCACCGGCGACGACGGCACGACGGCGCTCGGCTCCGGCGAGCGGCTGCCCAAATGGCATCTGCGCGTGGAAAGCTACGGCACGGTCGACGAGACCAACGCGCTTGTCGGCGTCGCGCGCCAGCACACCGCGGCGCCGGAGCTCGCCGAGCTCGACGCCATGCTCGCGCGCATCCAGAACGACCTGTTCGATCTGGGCGCGGATCTGTGCATGCCCGACCGTGGCGAGCCGCTCGCCTTCGAGCCCCTGAGGATGACCGACGACCAGGTCGCCCGGCTGGAGAGCGAGGTCGACACGCTCAATGCCGGCCTGCCCGCATTGCGATCCTTCGTCCTGCCGGGCGGGGAGCCGGCCGCCGCCGCGCTTCATGTCTGCCGCACGGTCAGCCGGCGCGCGGAGCGGCTGATCGTCGCACTTGCCGCACAGGAAGACGAGCCGGTGAACGACGCCGCGCGGCGCTACATGAACCGGCTGTCGGACTTCTTCTTCGTGGCCGCGCGCTGGGTCAATGCGAAAGGCGCGGGCGACGTCCTGTGGACGCCGGGGGAGAACCGGTAACCGACAGTCCCGCCGGCCCGCCGCGCGGTCAGGAGTCCCTCGCGCCCCATGTTCCTTCCCGTCACCGACCACAACCCGTTGCGCGTCATCCGCTTCCAGTATGTGACCGGAACGCTGATCGCCCTCAATGCCGCGCTCTTCGTGGCGACGGGGGCGACCATGGTGCCGGGCGCCTTCCAGGCGGTCACGCTGAGCTACGGCGCGGTGCCCGCCGTGGTCGCCGGGCGCGCCGCGCTCGACCCCTCGCTCGCCGTGCTGCCGGACGGGGCGAGCCTCCTCACCTACATGTTCCTCCATGGCGGCTGGCTGCACCTGCTCACCAACATGGCCTTCCTGTGGGTGTTCGGCGACAATGTCGAGGACAGGCTCGGCCATGTGCGCTTCCTCGCCTTCTATCTCGCCTGCGGCGTGGCGGCGGCCATCGCGCAGGTGGCGATGACGCCGGACTCCACCGCCCCGCTGATCGGCGCGTCGGGCGCGGTCTCCGGCGTGATGGCGGCCTATCTCCTCTATTATCCGGGCGCGCGCGTCTGGGTGCTCGTCTTCATGCGCCTGCCGCTCAGGGTGCCCGCCTCCTGGGCGCTCGGCGGCTGGATCGTCTTCCAGTTCGCAAGTGTCCTCCTCGCGCCGGGCGACGAGACGGTGGGCGTCGCCTGGTGGGCCCATATCGGCGGATTCTTCGTCGGGCTCGCGCTCGCCTTCCTGTTCGCACCGCGCA from the Kaustia mangrovi genome contains:
- a CDS encoding ABC transporter ATP-binding protein, which produces MSDHQIISLKDVKLTLPSRAGPVEILRGIDFAAERGEAVGLIGPSGSGKTTLLMVIAGLEAVSEGSIAVAGEDLTRLDEDALAVFRRDNVGIVFQAFHLIATMTALENVAVPLEFKGDRRAFDHARTQLERVGLGHRLHHYPGQLSGGEQQRVAIARALAAGARILLADEPTGNLDQETGATIIDLLFSLQSEDGVTLVLVTHDPALAAQCSRVVRIEDGLIRVGEDEMAAP
- a CDS encoding arylesterase, whose translation is MAAQIKLWPALAVMICMLMLAAGPAAADGVKIVALGDSLSAGYELPAGQSFPERLETALRARGVDATVVNAGVSGDTSSGALSRLDWAVPEDADAVIVELGANDALRGVDPGRTYEALSDILSRLAERDTPVLLAGMLAPPNMGSDYAGRFDAIYPRLAEEYDVVFYPFFLDGVAAEPELNLPDGMHPNEDGIAVIVERIMPYVERLIARTGTASAG
- the thpR gene encoding RNA 2',3'-cyclic phosphodiesterase; protein product: MPRLFTGIEIPADIAFELELMRGGVWGARWIDRESYHITLRFIGDVSEGTAREVAETLDMIDMPAFTLKLKGVDTFGGAKPRTIFAGVAEHPELRRLQSSQERLFQMIGLKPETRKFTPHVTLARLRDPVVASVESYVMSHSLFESRPFDVSRFVLFSSRPSRGGGPYAVEEIYPLESDYRLNEAM
- a CDS encoding low molecular weight protein-tyrosine-phosphatase, coding for MRRILFVCLGNICRSPMAEGVFRAEALRRGMDHLEIDSAGTGSWHVGSAPDGRAVAAAAARAIDISGQRARQVASGDFTRFDLLLAMDESNLETLERLAGAEARNKLRLFLDFADGAAARNVPDPYYGGPDGFDHALDLIEAGSRGLADYIASFSR
- a CDS encoding 4a-hydroxytetrahydrobiopterin dehydratase, coding for MADTLKGDALTDALAGLDGWRDAEGRDAIAKTFTFKTFNEAFGWMTRAALVAEKMDHHPEWFNVYNRVEVTLSSHDAGGVTERDIALARTMDRLAG
- a CDS encoding haloalkane dehalogenase, with amino-acid sequence MALPPKSTVTVKGLRMAYAECGQGTPIVFLHGNPTSSYLWRDVIPHVSDLGRCLAPDLIGMGASDKLPESGPGRYRFVEHRAFLDRLLARLLPEDAPVVLVGHDWGSALGFDWARRHPGRVAGIAYMEAIVRPMAWAEFNAEARPIFEAMRSPAGGEMVLDRNLFVERILPGSILRTPTEEEMAEYRRPFLNPGEPRRPTLTWPRELPIDGEPADVVEIVQAYADWLARCDTPKLFVNADPGALLTGPLRDFCRRWPRQSEVTVKGSHFIQEDSAGEIGQALRRWLLDKSLV
- a CDS encoding cob(I)yrinic acid a,c-diamide adenosyltransferase — translated: MVVLNKIYTRTGDDGTTALGSGERLPKWHLRVESYGTVDETNALVGVARQHTAAPELAELDAMLARIQNDLFDLGADLCMPDRGEPLAFEPLRMTDDQVARLESEVDTLNAGLPALRSFVLPGGEPAAAALHVCRTVSRRAERLIVALAAQEDEPVNDAARRYMNRLSDFFFVAARWVNAKGAGDVLWTPGENR
- a CDS encoding rhomboid family intramembrane serine protease, which codes for MFLPVTDHNPLRVIRFQYVTGTLIALNAALFVATGATMVPGAFQAVTLSYGAVPAVVAGRAALDPSLAVLPDGASLLTYMFLHGGWLHLLTNMAFLWVFGDNVEDRLGHVRFLAFYLACGVAAAIAQVAMTPDSTAPLIGASGAVSGVMAAYLLYYPGARVWVLVFMRLPLRVPASWALGGWIVFQFASVLLAPGDETVGVAWWAHIGGFFVGLALAFLFAPRTPPAAQ